GGTTTGCCAAACATCTTCAAAAGCTACGAGTTCAATAGAATCGTCTGTGATAATGCTTTCTACACCACACTTTTTAAGTTCTGTTTTAAGCGCAACTAATCGATCCGTTTCCTTGATTTTTAAAGTATGCAAGCCAGTAAGTTTAACTTTAATTTTTAAACCAGCGCAAGTGATAGCTATTGTTTGTGCCAAATCTGGGTTTCTGTTCAAGTCTAGACGAATGATCTCTGGCGGCGTGTAGTCGGTTTTTTTGCGTAAAATTACTTTATTGTTTCGCCAAAGTGTCATTACGCCAAAATATTTTTCGTATATCGGGACTAGCCGAGCGTCTCCTTGTAAACTGTCTCTTTTATAGGTGGAAAGCGTAATGTTGCAGTCTTTGGATAATGCAGCAATACTATACCAGTAAGAGGCAGAGCTCCAGTCCGATTCCACGATTACATTAGTTCTTTGTATTTTGCGACATGGCAATACGCGTATTCCCTTTTCATTTTCTAGCCATTCAACTTTTATTTCCACGGATTCTAATTGAGTTTTAGTCATCTCAATGTAGGGTTTAGAGGTTAATTCAGTAGTGAAATTTATTTCTAAACCTTGTCTTAATTTGGGGGCAATGAGCATCAATGCAGAAATGTATTGGCTGCTTAAATTGGCTTGAATTTCGATGTTTTTTGGTTGAATAGCTTTTCCTGTGATTTTGAGTGGGGGATAGCCTTGTTTGTTTACATATTCAATATCGGCTCCTGCTTTTTTTAAAGCATCTACTAAAGGGGCTATGGGGCGTTCTTGCATTCTTTTTGAGCCCGTGAGAAGCACTTTTTTTACTTTTGAAAAAGCGTAATATGCAGTCAGGAATCGCATAGCGGTACCTGCGTGGTGAATATTTACTTCTTGTGAGTCTTTTTGTAGTGCTTTTTGCAAAACCTCGGTATCTTCGGCGTCGGCTATGTTTTCTATATCTTTGATTTCTGGGTATAGCTTTTTTAAAATCAGCCAGCGGTTGCTTTCGCTTTTTGAGCCTCCGATTTCGATTTCTCCAAAAATTTCGGCAGAGTGGTGGATAAGTTTCATAATTTAAGAACGGAGTTTTGGGTTATTGGCGTGTCTGTCGTGGTCTCTTTTGGTTTTGAGTTCCATTTTGCGCTGAAAGGCAGCATCGATATCTGTACCTGTCTGGTTAGCCAAGCAAATTGCCACAAAAATTACATCTGCCAACTCTTCGCCTAAATCTTTATTTTTGTCTGATTCCTTCTCGCTTTGCTCTCCATAGCGTCGTGCAATAATGCGTGCCACTTCGCCTACTTCTTCGGTGAGCTGTGCCATATTGGTGAGCTCATTGAAATAGCGAACGCCATGGTTTTTTATCCATTCATCTACTTGTTGCTGGGCTTGTTTTAAAGACATAAAAAAATAGCTATATTTTTATTTTTTGTATAAAACTGGGTTAAACTCCTCGTCGTTGTACATTTTCATTTGCTTGTACACTTTCATTTTCTTGGTGCCATTTTGCAAATCAGTAATAAGTTCCTCAATAGCAGTGCCCAAATCTTCTTTTTGGGTTAAAAGCACATCAAGTTTTTCTTGAGATTTTTTGCGGTGTTCTTCGCTCGCATCAGCACGATTAGCTTCCTCTCGCATGTGGTAAATTTTCAAAGCAAGAATAGAAAAACGATCAATTGCCCATGCAGGGCTTTCGGTGTTTATTTTAGCTTCTGGTGAGGTTTTAATAGCTTTTAATTCGTTCAAAAACCAACTGTCGATATATTCAACAGTGTCTGTTCTTTCTTGATTAGATTGGTCGATCCAGCGTTTGATTTTTAAAGCTTCTTCTGGCGAAATTTCAGGGTCACGAATGATGTCTTCTAGATGCCATTGTACAGTATCGATCCAGTTTTTGCGATACAATAGGTGGTCTAGGCTACTACTTTCATATGGATTGTTGAGCGTAGCGTAAACATCGTCTTTTAAATGATAATCCTTAATACTTTGTTCAAAAATTTTCCAAGCGTTTTTCGTCAAATTCATTGTTTCAGTTTAAATGTTGTAAATAATCCTTCCATGGTAGTGAGGTAGTCTCTCTTTTTACTCTTACCTTGGTTAAGCGGTGCAAATAAAATAGCTTGCGCGATATAAAGTGTGTGATTTTTTTGGTCAAGCAAAATCTTACTTGTGTATGGTCCTCCCATTTGAGAGAGCGTCATAGACCACCATCCTTGAGACTCGTATGCCAATACATTTGGCGCAGGGCTAGGCAGAGGCGTAAAGTCGTAAGAATCCATAAAAGCTGGATTTTTTTCCACCATTACATGGTCTTTCACTTCCACTCGCATGGAGTCGTTTCCATTCTTTATGTATTCAAATTTGGGCTCTTTTCCGCCCTCGGTGTAAAGTCCTGTGATAGAATCGCTAATTTTGATGAATTCTTGTAAATCAAGGTTAGGTTTATTGAACGGAACTTTGTACACCAAAATGTTGATGATATCGAAGGATGATTTATTGACTAAATTGTTTTTAGCATCACGATTGGTAATTGTATTGACTTGGTCTTTGCGATACCAAACGAAGTTTTTCTCAGCACTTGCAATTTGGTAGTCTTTTGGTATCAAAAGAGAGACGCCCATAGCATCTAAATTAGGCGTACTTGCCTTGGCTTTAGAAATATAACTTTCAAGCAAAAAAGCTCTATCAGCCCAGCGATAAAGATTGATGATACTGTCTTGATTTTTATGCAAAAGGTCGGCGATTTCTTGAGCATTATTTCCGTGCACTTCTACATAGCCTTGCGGTTTTGCAAACTTGTTTTTTTCAGCAATAAACTCAGGCGCACCTAGCTTTAAATTTAAAATTAATCGAGTAGAGTTGAAGCGGTCGAGCGTATTTTCCTCAAAATGGCGAGAGCCAAACATGATTTCAGCAGGGTAGTAAATGCCCGGGAACACTCTACCAAAAAGTAAAGAATCCTCAAGTGTAGGTTTAATTTCTTTGTATAAGTCATCGCTAGCAAACACCGAAACCAAGTTGATTGGTCCAGATGATGGCTTTCTGTAGGGCTCAGAACTTTCAGACTTTTTGCCACAAGATACAAAAAGCAAAATGATGATTAAAAAAAATGGGAATTTTGCAAATCCCAAATTTTTATTGTGATTGAATAAAATTCCCATTACAATTAAATTTTTAAATTATTGTTGATTAATTTCCTCTTTTTTCTCTTCCTTGGTTTTGTTTTCTTCTTTAGTCGCGTCTTTGAATTCTTTAATTCCTGTGCCTAATCCTTTCATCAATTCAGGGATTTTTCTACCCCCGAAAAGAATCAAAATAATAAGACCGATGATTAGAATCTCATTCCAACCTAACATACCTAAAAATACGGTTGCTAACATATGCGTTTTGGTTTTTTACAAATTTATAAAATAATTTTTAATATCAGATATTACATACCAGAAATCCAGCTAGCCGGATTCTGTTTCGATGTTCCGTTCCAGATTTGGAAATCTAGAATCGTATTGTTGTCTGGATCGGTATATACGGTACCGATGTTTTGTCTAGTGCTTACTTTTTGCCCTTGCGAAACATTTACTGTACTTAAATTATTGTAGACAGTAAAGTAGTTCCCATGCGAGATCATCACAGCCTTGTTCCCGCCTTGGATAGAGATTACTCGCGAAACTACGCCATCAAACACGGCACGCACGGGGCTGCCTTTTTTAGTGGCAATTTTTACCCCTGCGTTGTTTACGGTAGTTTGTGGTAAAAGCGGGTGTGGCTGAGTTCCAAATCGTCCTACAACTTCACCGCTTGCCACTGGCCAAGGTAGGCGACCTCTGTTTGAGGTAAAGTTGCTTGAAAGTGCCTCGTTGCTTGTGCGATTTTCATAAGTTTTGGCAACTTCCGCTTTTGATTTTTCTTCTGCTACTTTATTGATTTCCTCGTATTTTTTCTCCACTTTAGCCACCTCTGTTGCTTGGTTTTTACCCTCTTCTCGTGCCTTAGCTTTGGCAGCAGCAATAGCAGCTTTCCTTTCTGCCTCGGCTTTCGCTTTTCTTTCTGCTTCTAAACGCGCAAGGCGTTCACGTTCCTTTCGTGCGGCCTCTTCTCGTGCCTTTCTTTCCGCTTCTGCTTTGGCTTTTGCAATGCGAATTTCTTCTTGAATTATGGCTTGGATTTTAGCCTCTAGTGCTTTGTTTTGTTTTTCTTTATCTTTAATTTGAGCAGAAATTTCATTTTCATTTTTCTTAAATTCGGCTAAAATCTTATTTTGCTCTTCTTGCTCACGCAACATGTTCTCTTTTAAGACTTCGCGTTGCGCCAATAAGACTTCTTTTTCGTTTCTAGCCTTTTGTTGTTGAGCTTTTTCTTTCTCTATAGCGGCTTGTTTTTGTGAAATTTCTTCAGCCTTTTGCCCTTGAAATCCAGAATATTTTTCCAAATATTCGATTCTTCTAAATGCTTCCGTGAAGTTTCTTGCCGAAAGTATAAAAAGTACTTTGTTTTGGAGTGATTTGTTTACATACGCATTCACGAGTACACTTTTGTATTCTTTCTTAAGTTCAGTGAGTTCACGCTTGTATTTGTTGATGGCTAATTGTGAGAGGTAAATTTCGTCGTCAATTGCTTGTTTTTCTTTGGCCGTTGTGTTCACTAGCTGGTTTTGTGCCGAAATTTTATCTTTCAGCTGTTTTAAATAAAGAATTGATTTTTTGGACTCGGAACGAGTTTGGTTCAAACTTTTGTTCAGTTTTGCAATTTGATTTTGCAGGGCACGGCTTTCTCTTCTCAGCTTTTCCTTGTTGTACTGAGCGTTTCCGATACCCACACAAAGCAGTAATATGAATAGAATTAGTTTTTTCATGAATTTTTAGGTGAAAGATGTTTTAATTAATCTTTTTTTCTTTGTATCCACTCGGAATGTTAAATGGTGGATTATTTTCTTCAAAAACAAAATTAGTGTAATCTAATTCAATGAGGTCTTTTTGCTTTCCATTTATTGAAATTTTAACAAAGCTCGGGAAGTTTTGATCATTGAATTTTTGCCACTCATCATAAGTTACCTCGATGTTGGTTTGTGAAGTCGGGTCTTTCACTTCTACTTTTCTCAATCGGTAATTGCTGTCTAAATAAAAATTATGAATATACTGGTTTTTTTTAGGCGATTTCTCGATTTCAGCATTTTTGTCGTAGCTCAAAATATACTGATTATCGTCGGTAGTTTCCAAGCTGTAATCTTGCGGAGTGCCGATTAAAAATAACTGACCTAAAAGTAGTTGTTGCAAACGATCATAGGTAATGAAATTTACCTTTAATAAATCATTGAAATAATCAAAATTACTATCTACATATTCTTTGCTTAAAACGCTGTATCCTTGCACTTTACTAGGTGTGATGTTGATTCTTGCACCAGTGATCCCTAAAATTGAGGCATTTGCCCAAATTCTTTCTTGATTCTTAATATATAGACGCAAATTGGCGTTCAAATTTTTACCATTCATATCGGTATGAATTTTTGATTTGATTTGAACTTGCTTAAATTTAGGTAATTGGCTGTCGTATTTAGCATAAAAAGTAGTCAAAGTCTGTTCTTTGGCTTCGCCTCTCGCTTTCACGACATTTTTTTGCGGTCCACATGCACTCAAAATCAGCGTAAGCGGAAGAATATAGGTGAGTAATCTTTTCATAATTAATTTTTTAAGTATTAAAAAAATCGGTAAAAAATCGATTTTTAATGATTTTTATTTTTTACCCGTGCTACCAAAGCCACCGTCGCCGCGAGAGGTGTCCGAAAGCGTTTCGCTCAATTCCCATTCTGCGCGTTCGTGCTTTGCAATCACGAGCTGAGCAATGCGTTCGCCATCGTTCACCGTAAAAGGCTCGTTGGAAACATTTGCCAAAATCACGCCCAATTCGCCACGATAATCGGAATCAATAGTTCCAGGAGAATTTAAGCATGTGAGCCCATGTTTTAAGGCTAAACCACTTCTTGGTCGCACTTGCGCCTCATACCCCTTCGGGATTTCCATGAAAAGCCCTGTAGGGATTAAAGCTCGCTCAAGTGGCTGCAGCGTAATTGGCTCATTTAGATTGGCATATAAGTCCATGCCTGCGGCTCCTTCTGTTTTGTATTCTGGCAACGAATGCTTTGATTTGTTGATTATTTTAATTTTCATCGGTTTAATTTTAATTGTAGTGTTTTATATTCTATGACAAAAATAATGCCTCCGTAAATAATTAATAACAAATTGCTTATCCAGAAATTGGCACTAAATACTACATAGCTTATAACGCTAAATGCTATACACAGCCCTAAATATAAGAGAATTTTTTTCATTCGGTAGGGTATTGTGTAATATTTTTGCCCTAAGATGTAGCTCAGGCACATCATTACAAAGTAGGCGAGTAGCGTTGCCCAAGCGGAAATCATAAACCCAAAGTAGGGCAATAAAAGTAAATTCATAAGTATCGTAACACCAGCTCCTGCCCATGAAATGATTGTTCCCATTTGAGTGCGATCGGTAACTTTGTACCAAGTGGACATGTTGTAATAAATTCCGAAAAATAGATTGGCAATTACAATAATCGGAACAATATCGATGGCTACCCAGTAAGCTCTATCTCGGATAAATAATTCTTTCAGCCAGCCGATGTTTGCAATTAAGGCTAGGGCTGCAAAACTTGCGGCGATTACAAAATATTCTGTCACGCGGGCATAAGTTTTTCGGGCATCGGCTTTTTCCATTTGTTTAAAGAAAAACGGCTCAACGCCTAATCGATAAGCGGTAACGAAAAGCGTCATCAAAACGGCTAATTTGTAGCAGCCACCATAGGCTCCTGCGTGCGTGTCCGAGATTACAAATCGCTGCATGGCTTTGTCTAAATTTTCATTGACCATAAAAGCTAAACCTGCTAGCATTACAGGATAAGCATATTTAATCATTCGTTTAAATAAACCTATGTCAAATTTAAAGTTCACTTTAGCCACAATAGGCGAAAGCAGTAAAAACGAAATTAAACTGCCAAAAAGATTACTAAAGAACGGAAACGAAACTTTATCCCTTAAGCCAAATGAATAGGAAACTTCTAGCGGAATTACGATGAATAAACTTAAAACCAAAAGCGTTTGTACAATCGATGAGGTTACGCGCACCGCCGAGTAGCGAATGGGGCGATTATTGAATCGTAGCCACGCAAACGGAATGACGCACAGGGTGTCGAAAAATGCAATCCAGCCAAACCAGCGAATGTACTCTGGGTGAGAGCTGAAATCAAGCATGTTGGCAATTCCTTGGTCAAAAACCATACAGATGATTAAAAATAATAAGGCATTAAAAAATAGGAAGATGGAGCTAGTGTTGAGGGCCTTCATTTTTTGGTCTGATTCTGCCGCAAATCGGAAAAAAGCTGTTTCAAATCCAAAGGTCAAAACGATGTTCACAAACGAAATTAAAGCATATAAATTAGTGAAAACAGCATATTCTACTGTGTCCAATTCCTTGATGTAGTATGGTGTAAGGGCGAAATTTATAAGCCTTGGTAAAATTGCCCCAATACCATAAATTACGGTTTCGCTAATAAGTCTTTTGTACAAAATATTAATTTTAAAGCTACAAAATTGTACTTTCTTTTTGGAAATACAAAGAAAAAAACAAATGAAATCTTTATATTTGTATTTACATATGGAAACTTTTACATCGAATTTACGCGTAGGCGTATTAGGAAGCGGTAGTTTCGGGACTGCAATTGTAAAGATTTTGTGCGAAAATTTACCAAAAGTGAATTGGTGTGTGCGAAATACTTATACACGAAATTATATTCAGCAAGAGTGCCGCAATCCCAATTATTTGTCATCTGTAGAGTTCGATGTAGAAAAGTTACAGCTCACTACCAGTGTAAATCAATTAGTTCGCAATAGCGATGTCATAATATTCGTGGTTCCTTCAATCTATTTGCTCGATGCATTAAAAGATTTAAACCAATCCCTAAAAAATAAAATTGTAGTTACGGCAATTAAAGGTTTAATTCCTCAGCAAGGTAGAATTATTACAGATTATTTAAAAGAAGAGTTGAAGGTTCCAGAGGAAAATTTAGGGGTAATTGCAGGGCCATGCCACGCAGAAGAAATTGCACTCGAAAGACTTTCTTACATCACGGTAGGGTTTACCGATCCACGAAAAGCCTATATTGCTAAAAGAATTCTCACTTGTGATTATGTAAATGTAAACGCTAGCGAAGATGTTTATGGGATAGAGCATGCAGCAGTCATCAAAAATACATTTGCCATCGCTGCAGGAATTGCTCACGGGCTAGGATATGGAGATAACTTTCAAGCCGTGCTGATGAGTAATGCCATTCGCGAGATGAAAAAATATTTAAAAAAAATCAGCCCTGTTAAGCGAAATGTTAACGATTCGGTGTATTTGGGCGATTTGCTCGTAACGGGATATTCTTATTTTAGCCGAAATCGTATGCTCGGAACCATGATTGGAAAAGGCTACACCGTGAAATCTGCGCTCATGGAAATGAACATGGTGCCAGAAGGCTATTACGCGACAGAGGGGATCCAGCAAATAGCGAAAGCTAATGAATTGAAAATGCCTATATTGAAAGCGGTATATAAAATTCTATACCAAAATAAAACTCCTCAAAAACAATTCGGTAAACTTACCAAAAAATTAGATTAAAATCCGATTTTTTTGCGTTTTTTGTAATCGCTAAATCTATGCCAAATGTCTACTTGTAGTGATTCAAAATTTAGCTGATTTATATCACGGTTAAAACTTCTTTTGCCCGCATGCTAAGTTATATATTTGTGTAAATATTTAAACGGGAAATTTAATTATCTACTTGATAATGATTTGTTTAAATGTTTTTAGTCTAAAGGGACAAAAAACACGCACATTTATAAAAAATGATACAATCTGTAATCAAAAGAGACGGGAGAATCGTAGGTTTTAACGAAGAAAAAATATGCACTGCGATTCGCAAAGCTATGCTACACACCGATGCAGGCGCCGACGAACCTTTAATCCAAAAAATTGCCAATCACATCGCTTGTGCTTCTAAGGAGCAAATGAGTGTGGAAGAAATTCAAGACCAAGTCGAAATGCACTTGATGAAAAGTCCGCGCAAGGATGTAGCCAAAAAGTATATCACTTATCGCGATCAGCGAAACATCGCCCGAAAAGCTAAAACCCGCGATATTTTCCTAGAGATTATAGAAACCAAATCCAACGATATTACGCGCGAAAACGCCAATATGAACGCCGATACGCCTGCGGGGATGATGATGAAATTTGCCAGCGAGAGCACCAAGCCGTTTGTAGACGATTTTTTATTGACGGAGCCTGTGCGCTCGGCGATTAAAAATGCGTATATCCACATTCATGACAAAGATTATTATCCCACCAAAAGTTTAACCTGCGTTCAGCATCCTTTAGACAAGATTTTGCAAGAAGGATTCAATGCGGGGCACGGAGAATCTCGTCCCGCCAAGCGAATTGAAACGGCGAGTATGCTTGCTTGTATTTCGCTTGAAACGGTGCAAAACGAAATGCATGGCGGACAAGCCATTCCGGCGTTTGATTTTTATTTAGCACCTTTTGTTCGCTCGAGTTTTATCGAAGAATTAAAAACGCTTGAAACACTTTACGGACAAGATTTTTCGCACCTTTATCAAAAAGAATTCAAGGATTATTTATTCAAAGAATTAGACGGATTGCAAGGCGAAGAGCGAGTATTGCAGCACGCCATGAATAAAACGACTGAGCGTGTGCATCAAGCCATGGAAGCTTTTATCCATAATATGAACACCATTCATTCTCGTGGTGGAAATCAAGTGGTCTTTAGCTCCATAAATTATGGTACAGATACTTCGGCCGAAGGTAGATGCGTGATTCGTGAATTGCTACGAAGCACTTACGAAGGCGTGGGAAATGGTGCCACGGCGATTTTCCCGATTCAGATTTGGAAGAAAAAACGCGGCGTGAGCTATCTTAAAAATGATCCAAATTATGATTTATATAAAATGGCGTGCAAGGTAACGGCAAAACGCTTTTTCCCGAATTTTTTAAACTTAGATGCGGACTTTAATCAGCACGAAAAGTGGCAAGAAAACGACCCTAAACGCTACTTATATGAAATGGCAACAATGGGCTGCCGCACACGCGTGTTTGAAAATAATTTTGGCGAAAAAACCTCGGTGGGTAGAGGTAATTTGTCTTTTACAACGATTAATATCGTGCGCTTAGCCATTGAGTGTATGAATATTGAAGATGAAGAAAAACGAATTTCGGCATTTTTTGAAAAATTAGATAAGATGCTAGTGCTTACTGCACAACAATTGCACGAGCGATTTGAATTCCAGAAAACAGCTTTAGCAAAACAATTCCCACTTTTGATGTCTAAATTATGGGTGGGCAGCGAAGAGATTTCGCCAAATGATACCATAGAAGCCGTCATTAATCAAGGAACTTTAGGTATTGGATTTATTGGCTTGGCGGAATGTTTGGTGGCGTTGATAGGAAAACATCACGGAGAGTCCGAAGAAGCACAAGCATTAGGCTTAAAAATCGTAAGCCATATGTGCGATAAAACCAAAGAATTTACCCAGCAATATCAGCATAATTATAGTCTATTGGCAACGCCTGCCGAAGGGCTTTCGGGGGGATTCACGCGCCGAGATCGCAAGGCTTTTGGTGAATTGAAGGGAATTACCGATCGAGAATTTTATACCAATTCAAATCATGTGCCTGTGTATTATAAATGTTCTGCGGCGCACAAAGCTGAAATTGAAGGGTCGTATCATGCGCTCACTCGTGGCGGACACATCTTTTATGTGGAAATCGATGGAGATGCAACGAACAATCCAGAAGCAATCATGCGAATTGTAGATATGATGGATGCTAATAATATTGGGTATGGTTCAGTGAATCACAACAGAAATCGTTGTTTAGATTGTGGTTACGAAAACGCTGAAAAAGATTTAACGCGTTGCCCAAAATGCGATAGCGAACGCATAGATAAATTACAACGAATTACAGGTTATCTCGTTGGAACCACCAACCGATGGAATAATGCTAAATTATCTGAGCTCAACGCGCGTGTAACGCATGACTAAGGAAATTTCAGTTTTAAAAATCATCGAAGGTACTTGCGTAGATGGGGTAGGTTTTCGTACATCGATTTATGCGGCGGGCTGCGGTTTTCGCTGCAAGGGCTGTCACAATCCGCAATCTTGGTGTATAGAAAATGGCGTGTGGACTCCAGTGGGAGATTTGCTCGAAATTGTGGCGAAAAATAAATTTGATGATGTCACTTTTAGTGGTGGAGACCCTTTGTTTCAAGTTGAAGGTTTTAGTCTTTTAGCTAAAAAGATAAAGGCAGAAACAGGCAAAAATATTTGGTGTTACACGGGCTATACTTTCGAGAAAATAATTCAAAATCCGAATTTAGCCCAAATTTTACCTTATATCGATGTGCTAGTCGATGGGAATTTTATCCTGAAATTAAAAAATGAAGATCTGCCTTTTCGTGGTAGTGAAAATCAACGATTAATCAATGTTCCCAAATCGCTGAAAAGGGGAGAAGTGATAGTTTTAGAGTTAGATAATGAGATTTAATTAAAACAAAAACGGCTTTCATATATGAAAGCCGCTTCTTTAATGTATAAAACAAAGTTATGAAAAATTTCTTATTTTAAGCTCTTTTGCCATTCCCAAGCAGTGCGTAATGCTTCTTCAAGTGGCGTATCTGGATTCCAGCCAAGCTCTTTAGATGCTTTGGAGTTATCGGCATAAGCTGCGGTGATGTCTCCAGCGCGGCGTTCAGTAATTTTGTAATTTAATTTTACACCATTTGCTTTTTCAAATGCTTGAATTACTTCCAGTACAGTAGAGCCTGTTCCTGTTCCCAAGTTGAATACTTCGTAGTTTTCTTTGTTTTTGTGTTCTACAAGGCGTTTCAACGCTTTCACATGGGCTTTGGCTAAATCTACTACATAGATGTAATCTCTTACCGCTGTTCCGTCACGAGTTGGGTAATCATCTCCAAACACAGAAAGACATTCTCTGATGCCTGCTGCAGTTTGAGTTACAAATGGGATTAAGTTATTTGGCACGCCTTTAGGCAATTCCCCGATCAAAGCACTTGGGTGGGCTCCAATTGGGTTAAAGTATCTAAGCGCAATCACATGCTTGTTGAACGCACGAGAGAAATCTTCTAAAATCTCTTCGCCCATTTGTTTAGTTTTACCGTAAGAACTTTCTGCTTTTTTGATTGGAGCAGTTTCATCAATTGGTAATTTATCTGCCTGTCCATAAACGGTGCAAGACGAACTAAAGATGAAGTTGTCTACATTATTTTCTTTAGCAGCTTCAAGCAAGTTTAAAAGACCTAAAATGTTGTTTCTGTAGTACATCAGAGGTTTTTCCATAGATTCTCCCACCGCTTTGTGAGCCGCAAAATGGATAATCCCTTGAATGTCTTGATGGCTGAAAAACTCATCAACAGCTTCTTGGTCTTTAAGATCTAAAATGTGAGTTTCAACTGGTTTTCCAGTGATTTTTTCTATTCTTTCTTGTACAAATTCTTCTGAGTTAGATAAATCATCGATTACGACCACCTCAAAACTTTCGTTTTGCAATTCGACTACGGTGTGCGAGCCAATATAGCCCAAGCCACCGGTAACTAGTACTTTTTTACTCATTTAAAATAATTTTTAAGGGTTGTTGTTATATATTCTAATT
This Ornithobacterium rhinotracheale DNA region includes the following protein-coding sequences:
- a CDS encoding 3-phosphoshikimate 1-carboxyvinyltransferase → MKLIHHSAEIFGEIEIGGSKSESNRWLILKKLYPEIKDIENIADAEDTEVLQKALQKDSQEVNIHHAGTAMRFLTAYYAFSKVKKVLLTGSKRMQERPIAPLVDALKKAGADIEYVNKQGYPPLKITGKAIQPKNIEIQANLSSQYISALMLIAPKLRQGLEINFTTELTSKPYIEMTKTQLESVEIKVEWLENEKGIRVLPCRKIQRTNVIVESDWSSASYWYSIAALSKDCNITLSTYKRDSLQGDARLVPIYEKYFGVMTLWRNNKVILRKKTDYTPPEIIRLDLNRNPDLAQTIAITCAGLKIKVKLTGLHTLKIKETDRLVALKTELKKCGVESIITDDSIELVAFEDVWQTPCIETYEDHRMALSFTPLALTREMEIKCPEVVNKSYPKFWRDLEYVGFNIQP
- a CDS encoding nucleotide pyrophosphohydrolase, coding for MSLKQAQQQVDEWIKNHGVRYFNELTNMAQLTEEVGEVARIIARRYGEQSEKESDKNKDLGEELADVIFVAICLANQTGTDIDAAFQRKMELKTKRDHDRHANNPKLRS
- a CDS encoding DUF4254 domain-containing protein yields the protein MNLTKNAWKIFEQSIKDYHLKDDVYATLNNPYESSSLDHLLYRKNWIDTVQWHLEDIIRDPEISPEEALKIKRWIDQSNQERTDTVEYIDSWFLNELKAIKTSPEAKINTESPAWAIDRFSILALKIYHMREEANRADASEEHRKKSQEKLDVLLTQKEDLGTAIEELITDLQNGTKKMKVYKQMKMYNDEEFNPVLYKK
- a CDS encoding DUF4837 family protein; the encoded protein is MGILFNHNKNLGFAKFPFFLIIILLFVSCGKKSESSEPYRKPSSGPINLVSVFASDDLYKEIKPTLEDSLLFGRVFPGIYYPAEIMFGSRHFEENTLDRFNSTRLILNLKLGAPEFIAEKNKFAKPQGYVEVHGNNAQEIADLLHKNQDSIINLYRWADRAFLLESYISKAKASTPNLDAMGVSLLIPKDYQIASAEKNFVWYRKDQVNTITNRDAKNNLVNKSSFDIINILVYKVPFNKPNLDLQEFIKISDSITGLYTEGGKEPKFEYIKNGNDSMRVEVKDHVMVEKNPAFMDSYDFTPLPSPAPNVLAYESQGWWSMTLSQMGGPYTSKILLDQKNHTLYIAQAILFAPLNQGKSKKRDYLTTMEGLFTTFKLKQ
- the tatA gene encoding twin-arginine translocase TatA/TatE family subunit, coding for MLATVFLGMLGWNEILIIGLIILILFGGRKIPELMKGLGTGIKEFKDATKEENKTKEEKKEEINQQ
- a CDS encoding murein hydrolase activator EnvC family protein — its product is MKKLILFILLLCVGIGNAQYNKEKLRRESRALQNQIAKLNKSLNQTRSESKKSILYLKQLKDKISAQNQLVNTTAKEKQAIDDEIYLSQLAINKYKRELTELKKEYKSVLVNAYVNKSLQNKVLFILSARNFTEAFRRIEYLEKYSGFQGQKAEEISQKQAAIEKEKAQQQKARNEKEVLLAQREVLKENMLREQEEQNKILAEFKKNENEISAQIKDKEKQNKALEAKIQAIIQEEIRIAKAKAEAERKAREEAARKERERLARLEAERKAKAEAERKAAIAAAKAKAREEGKNQATEVAKVEKKYEEINKVAEEKSKAEVAKTYENRTSNEALSSNFTSNRGRLPWPVASGEVVGRFGTQPHPLLPQTTVNNAGVKIATKKGSPVRAVFDGVVSRVISIQGGNKAVMISHGNYFTVYNNLSTVNVSQGQKVSTRQNIGTVYTDPDNNTILDFQIWNGTSKQNPASWISGM
- a CDS encoding DUF4292 domain-containing protein; protein product: MKRLLTYILPLTLILSACGPQKNVVKARGEAKEQTLTTFYAKYDSQLPKFKQVQIKSKIHTDMNGKNLNANLRLYIKNQERIWANASILGITGARINITPSKVQGYSVLSKEYVDSNFDYFNDLLKVNFITYDRLQQLLLGQLFLIGTPQDYSLETTDDNQYILSYDKNAEIEKSPKKNQYIHNFYLDSNYRLRKVEVKDPTSQTNIEVTYDEWQKFNDQNFPSFVKISINGKQKDLIELDYTNFVFEENNPPFNIPSGYKEKKIN
- the dut gene encoding dUTP diphosphatase, which encodes MKIKIINKSKHSLPEYKTEGAAGMDLYANLNEPITLQPLERALIPTGLFMEIPKGYEAQVRPRSGLALKHGLTCLNSPGTIDSDYRGELGVILANVSNEPFTVNDGERIAQLVIAKHERAEWELSETLSDTSRGDGGFGSTGKK
- a CDS encoding lipopolysaccharide biosynthesis protein; this translates as MYKRLISETVIYGIGAILPRLINFALTPYYIKELDTVEYAVFTNLYALISFVNIVLTFGFETAFFRFAAESDQKMKALNTSSIFLFFNALLFLIICMVFDQGIANMLDFSSHPEYIRWFGWIAFFDTLCVIPFAWLRFNNRPIRYSAVRVTSSIVQTLLVLSLFIVIPLEVSYSFGLRDKVSFPFFSNLFGSLISFLLLSPIVAKVNFKFDIGLFKRMIKYAYPVMLAGLAFMVNENLDKAMQRFVISDTHAGAYGGCYKLAVLMTLFVTAYRLGVEPFFFKQMEKADARKTYARVTEYFVIAASFAALALIANIGWLKELFIRDRAYWVAIDIVPIIVIANLFFGIYYNMSTWYKVTDRTQMGTIISWAGAGVTILMNLLLLPYFGFMISAWATLLAYFVMMCLSYILGQKYYTIPYRMKKILLYLGLCIAFSVISYVVFSANFWISNLLLIIYGGIIFVIEYKTLQLKLNR